In a single window of the Halobaculum lipolyticum genome:
- a CDS encoding phosphoribosylaminoimidazolesuccinocarboxamide synthase, with the protein MTSVKEFVVERAPTDDELGAGRFAFTDDYSVFDWGKMPDPIPGKGASLCTMGAYNFELLEDVGVPTHYRGVGTDAEPLSAVGEPPRELAIDLATVPDLPFVDGAYDYDAFHAEARAAAGYVVPLEIVFRNTVPVGSSLRSRVDPRDVGLDREAWPDEPVDLPEPRIEFSTKYEEQDRYLGAEEAERIAGAAPLPELNRVAREVNDIVTERAAEAGFVHEDGKIECVYADGEVRVADVVGTFDENRFAYDGQEVSKEVVRQHYKRVAPDWVEAVSDAKARADAEGVADWKALCSAKPPALDADVVERVADLYAAGTNAYTGTDWFDAPPVVDAVDAVRDL; encoded by the coding sequence ATGACGAGCGTCAAGGAGTTCGTGGTCGAGCGCGCGCCGACCGACGACGAACTCGGCGCCGGCCGCTTCGCCTTCACCGACGACTACTCCGTCTTCGACTGGGGGAAGATGCCCGACCCGATCCCGGGGAAGGGTGCGAGCCTCTGCACGATGGGCGCGTACAACTTCGAGTTGCTGGAGGACGTCGGGGTCCCGACCCACTACCGCGGCGTCGGCACCGACGCCGAGCCGCTGTCGGCCGTCGGGGAGCCGCCGCGCGAACTCGCGATCGATCTGGCGACGGTGCCGGACCTCCCGTTCGTCGACGGCGCGTACGACTACGACGCCTTCCACGCCGAGGCCCGCGCGGCCGCCGGCTACGTCGTCCCCCTCGAGATCGTGTTCCGCAACACCGTCCCCGTCGGCTCCAGCCTCCGTTCGCGCGTCGACCCGCGCGACGTCGGTCTCGACCGCGAGGCGTGGCCCGACGAGCCGGTCGACCTGCCCGAACCGCGGATCGAGTTCTCCACGAAGTACGAGGAGCAGGACCGCTACCTCGGCGCCGAGGAGGCCGAGCGGATCGCCGGCGCCGCCCCGCTCCCGGAACTGAACCGGGTCGCCCGCGAGGTGAACGACATCGTCACCGAGCGCGCCGCCGAGGCCGGCTTCGTCCACGAGGACGGGAAGATCGAGTGCGTGTACGCCGACGGCGAGGTGCGCGTCGCCGACGTGGTCGGGACGTTCGACGAGAACCGCTTCGCCTACGACGGCCAGGAGGTGTCCAAGGAAGTCGTCCGCCAGCACTACAAGCGGGTCGCGCCCGACTGGGTCGAGGCGGTGAGCGACGCGAAGGCGCGCGCCGACGCGGAGGGCGTCGCCGACTGGAAGGCGCTGTGCTCGGCGAAGCCGCCCGCGCTCGACGCCGACGTAGTGGAGCGCGTCGCCGACCTGTACGCCGCGGGGACGAACGCCTACACGGGCACCGACTGGTTCGACGCCCCGCCCGTCGTCGACGCGGTCGACGCCGTCCGCGACCTCTGA
- a CDS encoding VanZ family protein: MTDERRRLAVFVAVAATVVAASLLPGPTGPGGEPTGDVAPPGTDLVVHAVGYAAVAFTMARALPPRLRRRDAVGPLAGVIVVAAALGTGVELAQGVVPGRDPSVLDAVANAVGAVVGTLWWRRRDRGE, from the coding sequence ATGACCGACGAGCGCCGACGGCTAGCAGTTTTCGTCGCCGTGGCGGCGACAGTGGTCGCGGCGTCGCTGCTCCCGGGACCGACGGGACCGGGCGGGGAGCCGACGGGCGACGTCGCGCCGCCGGGGACGGATCTGGTCGTCCACGCGGTCGGCTACGCCGCCGTCGCGTTCACGATGGCCCGGGCGCTCCCGCCCCGCCTCCGCCGCCGCGACGCCGTCGGCCCGCTGGCGGGGGTGATCGTCGTCGCCGCCGCGCTCGGCACGGGCGTCGAACTCGCGCAGGGGGTCGTCCCCGGGCGCGACCCGTCCGTGCTCGACGCCGTCGCCAACGCGGTCGGGGCGGTCGTGGGGACGCTGTGGTGGCGCCGGCGCGACCGCGGGGAGTGA
- a CDS encoding archaeosine biosynthesis radical SAM protein RaSEA encodes MSQPSPEGYERDRGMDAHNAVMRDIRAERDETYDPHEPTRVWLDEDNTPQGVKTSLTIILNTGGCRWARAGGCTMCGYVAESVEGGSVSHDALMDQIDVCLDHEAENADEPAEQIKIYTSGSFLDEREVPAESRRAIAETFGDRERIVVESLPDFVSSEKLSEFTEQGLETDVAVGLETATDRVRHDCVNKYFAFSDFEDACAEASDADAGVKAYLLMKPPFLAEPEALEDMVASIERCAEVDNCHTVSMNPCNVQRYTMVDELHFRGGYRPPWLWSVAAVLERTADADAIVVSDPVGAGSDRGAHNCGECDDRVQTAIKDFDLRQDPSVFEQVSCECERTWELVLDGETSFSQPLAR; translated from the coding sequence ATGAGTCAGCCGAGCCCCGAGGGCTACGAGCGCGACCGGGGGATGGACGCGCACAACGCGGTGATGCGCGACATCCGGGCGGAACGCGACGAGACGTACGACCCCCACGAGCCGACCCGCGTGTGGCTCGACGAGGACAACACCCCGCAGGGCGTGAAGACCAGCCTCACGATCATCCTCAACACCGGCGGTTGTCGCTGGGCCCGCGCCGGCGGCTGCACGATGTGCGGCTACGTCGCCGAGTCCGTCGAGGGCGGCAGCGTCTCCCACGACGCCCTGATGGACCAGATCGACGTCTGTCTGGACCACGAGGCGGAGAACGCCGACGAGCCGGCCGAGCAGATCAAGATCTACACCTCCGGCTCGTTCCTCGACGAGCGCGAGGTGCCCGCCGAGAGCCGCCGCGCCATCGCCGAGACGTTCGGCGACCGCGAGCGCATCGTCGTCGAGTCGCTGCCTGACTTCGTCTCCAGCGAGAAGCTCTCGGAGTTCACCGAGCAGGGGCTGGAGACGGACGTCGCCGTCGGCTTGGAGACCGCCACCGACCGCGTCCGCCACGACTGCGTGAACAAGTACTTCGCCTTCTCCGACTTCGAGGACGCCTGCGCGGAGGCGAGCGACGCCGACGCGGGCGTGAAGGCGTACCTCCTGATGAAGCCGCCGTTCCTCGCGGAGCCGGAGGCGCTCGAGGACATGGTCGCCTCCATCGAACGCTGCGCCGAGGTGGACAACTGCCACACGGTGTCGATGAACCCCTGCAACGTCCAGCGGTACACGATGGTCGACGAACTCCACTTCCGCGGGGGGTACCGCCCGCCGTGGCTGTGGTCGGTCGCCGCCGTCCTCGAACGGACCGCCGACGCCGACGCCATCGTCGTCTCCGACCCCGTCGGCGCCGGCTCCGACCGCGGCGCGCACAACTGCGGCGAGTGCGACGACCGCGTCCAGACCGCGATCAAGGACTTCGACCTCCGGCAGGACCCGTCGGTGTTCGAGCAGGTGTCGTGCGAGTGCGAGCGGACGTGGGAACTGGTGCTCGACGGGGAGACGAGTTTCAGCCAGCCGCTCGCGCGCTGA
- a CDS encoding formyltetrahydrofolate deformylase, giving the protein MDTADRPNPRRWDTEIVVVGDDATGLVARVTSLLFERGCNIEDLDQDVRDGVFRMRLHADTDGMVCKPETLEEDLTDLGDELGVDIRVRLAEAEAARKAALLVTKEEHAPRAVLEACEDGTLDAEVPVMIGNHSTLRSLAEEYDVPFVDVGDEKGSHDERELLRVLDEYDVDCLVLARFMRILSPEVVFRYEGRIVNVHPSLLPAYPGAEAYRQAVEGGARVHGATAHYVTTDLDQGPIIAQRAFRVDPDDDPDDLKERGQPLEAEALVAGLQAHLDDAVVVRRGRTHFREGVDPDAYDLGGVAPAPE; this is encoded by the coding sequence ATGGATACGGCCGACCGTCCGAATCCGAGGCGTTGGGACACCGAGATCGTCGTCGTCGGGGACGACGCGACCGGACTGGTCGCCCGTGTGACCTCGCTGCTGTTCGAGCGCGGGTGTAACATCGAGGACCTCGACCAGGACGTCCGCGACGGCGTGTTCCGGATGCGCCTGCACGCCGACACCGACGGGATGGTGTGCAAGCCCGAGACGCTGGAGGAGGACCTCACGGACCTGGGCGACGAACTCGGCGTCGACATCCGCGTTCGCCTCGCCGAGGCCGAGGCCGCGCGCAAAGCCGCCCTGCTCGTCACCAAAGAGGAGCACGCCCCCCGTGCGGTGCTGGAGGCGTGCGAGGACGGCACGCTCGACGCCGAGGTGCCGGTGATGATCGGCAACCACTCGACGCTCCGCTCGCTGGCCGAGGAGTACGACGTGCCGTTCGTCGACGTCGGCGACGAGAAGGGTTCCCACGACGAGCGCGAACTGCTGCGCGTCCTCGACGAGTACGACGTCGACTGCCTCGTGCTCGCCCGGTTCATGCGCATCCTCTCGCCGGAGGTCGTGTTCCGCTACGAGGGCCGCATCGTCAACGTCCACCCGTCGCTGCTGCCGGCGTACCCGGGCGCGGAGGCGTACCGGCAGGCCGTCGAGGGCGGCGCGCGCGTCCACGGCGCCACCGCCCACTACGTGACGACCGACCTCGACCAGGGACCGATCATCGCGCAACGGGCGTTTCGCGTCGACCCCGACGACGACCCCGACGACCTGAAGGAGCGCGGGCAGCCGCTGGAGGCGGAGGCGCTCGTCGCCGGCCTGCAGGCCCACCTCGACGACGCCGTCGTCGTCCGCCGCGGGCGCACCCACTTCCGGGAGGGCGTCGACCCCGACGCCTACGACCTGGGCGGCGTGGCGCCGGCGCCCGAGTGA
- the purS gene encoding phosphoribosylformylglycinamidine synthase subunit PurS — protein sequence MTGYTATVTVRLKHGVLDPEAETTARALERLGFELEALRSADRFEIDIDADDADEAADRAGEMAERLLANPTIHDYDVEVVERE from the coding sequence ATGACCGGCTACACCGCCACGGTGACGGTCCGCCTGAAGCACGGCGTGCTCGACCCGGAGGCCGAGACGACCGCGCGCGCGCTCGAACGCCTCGGCTTCGAGTTGGAGGCCCTGCGCTCGGCCGACCGCTTCGAGATCGACATCGACGCCGACGACGCCGACGAGGCGGCCGACCGCGCCGGCGAGATGGCCGAACGATTGCTCGCGAATCCGACCATCCACGACTACGACGTGGAGGTCGTCGAACGGGAATGA
- a CDS encoding aldehyde ferredoxin oxidoreductase family protein — protein MTDLGGFQDHVAHVDLTGGDVSYAGIDDEDAKKYIGARGLGVKYVFDAGPDVDPMSPENRLAFMNGPLTGTQTVMSGRIAVVTKSPLTGTVTDSHHGGWSGARLKWSGFDGLVFDGASEEPVYAYVEDGEVELRDASHLMGKGVHDTVETLGEEVDGSVGKNLSVMAIGPGGENGVKYACIVNEDDRASGRGGTGAVMGSKNLKAVVVKSGTRMPKPKNPDVFKEGYQQAMQVIQESDVTAPNEGGLSLYGTNVLMNAGEEMDGLPTKNGKYTSTAAYRDAEGVDIDAERVSGENVRENILVDEPTCHSCPVACKKEVEVSVMHKGEEMNVRTESYEYETAYALGPNSGHTERDEIAVMLDRCNDVGVDTIEMGNMMAMAMEMSEEGKLDELDEQLDWGDTERMIDLITEVAHRDGELADALAEGANGLVERFDARENSLDVKGQTIPAYDPRCMKGMGIAYATSNRGACHLRAYTPAAEILGIPQKVDPYEHEGKGELTVAFQDLHAISDSFDICKFNAFAEGIEEYVMQYNGMTGLDVTEDDLLEAGERVYNLERYYNNLNGFDGTDDSLPARFLEGGIPGQGASEGEYCELPEMKAEYYEVRGWVDGVVPDEKLDELDIDVGPGTGVSAGDSGVAPADD, from the coding sequence ATGACCGATCTCGGCGGATTCCAGGACCACGTCGCCCACGTGGATCTCACCGGCGGTGACGTATCGTATGCGGGTATCGACGACGAGGACGCGAAGAAGTACATCGGCGCCCGCGGGCTGGGCGTGAAGTACGTCTTCGACGCCGGTCCCGACGTCGACCCGATGAGCCCCGAGAACCGGCTGGCGTTCATGAACGGGCCGCTCACGGGCACCCAGACCGTGATGAGCGGTCGGATCGCGGTCGTGACGAAGTCCCCGCTCACGGGCACCGTCACCGACAGCCACCACGGCGGTTGGTCGGGCGCGCGCCTCAAGTGGTCCGGCTTCGACGGCCTCGTCTTCGACGGCGCCAGCGAGGAGCCGGTGTACGCCTACGTCGAGGACGGCGAGGTGGAGCTGCGAGACGCCTCCCACCTGATGGGCAAGGGCGTCCACGACACCGTCGAGACGCTCGGCGAGGAGGTCGACGGCAGCGTCGGCAAGAACCTCTCGGTGATGGCGATCGGACCGGGCGGCGAGAACGGCGTCAAGTACGCCTGCATCGTCAACGAGGACGACCGCGCCTCCGGGCGCGGCGGCACCGGCGCCGTCATGGGGTCGAAGAACCTCAAGGCGGTCGTCGTCAAGTCGGGAACGCGGATGCCCAAACCGAAGAACCCCGACGTGTTCAAGGAGGGGTACCAGCAGGCGATGCAGGTGATCCAGGAGTCCGACGTCACCGCGCCCAACGAGGGCGGCCTCTCGCTGTACGGGACGAACGTGCTGATGAACGCCGGCGAGGAGATGGACGGACTGCCGACGAAGAACGGGAAGTACACGTCGACGGCCGCCTACCGCGACGCCGAGGGCGTCGACATCGACGCCGAGCGCGTCTCCGGCGAGAACGTCCGCGAGAACATCCTCGTCGACGAGCCGACGTGTCACTCCTGCCCCGTCGCCTGCAAGAAGGAAGTCGAGGTGTCGGTGATGCACAAAGGCGAGGAGATGAACGTGCGCACCGAGTCGTACGAGTACGAGACGGCGTACGCGCTGGGTCCCAACTCCGGCCACACCGAGCGCGACGAGATCGCCGTCATGCTCGACCGCTGTAACGACGTCGGCGTCGACACCATCGAGATGGGGAACATGATGGCGATGGCGATGGAGATGTCCGAGGAGGGCAAGCTCGACGAACTCGACGAGCAGCTCGACTGGGGCGACACCGAGCGGATGATCGACCTCATCACGGAGGTCGCCCACCGCGACGGCGAACTCGCCGACGCGCTCGCGGAGGGTGCGAACGGTCTCGTCGAGCGCTTCGACGCCCGCGAGAACTCCCTGGACGTGAAGGGCCAGACCATCCCGGCGTACGACCCGCGCTGCATGAAGGGCATGGGCATCGCGTACGCGACCTCGAACCGCGGCGCCTGCCACCTGCGCGCGTACACGCCGGCCGCCGAGATCCTCGGCATCCCGCAGAAGGTCGACCCCTACGAGCACGAGGGGAAGGGCGAACTCACCGTCGCCTTCCAGGACCTGCACGCCATCTCGGACTCGTTCGACATCTGCAAGTTCAACGCGTTCGCGGAGGGCATCGAGGAGTACGTCATGCAGTACAACGGCATGACCGGGCTGGACGTGACCGAGGACGACCTGCTGGAGGCAGGCGAGCGCGTCTACAACCTCGAGCGCTACTACAACAACCTCAACGGCTTCGACGGTACCGACGACTCGCTGCCGGCGCGCTTCCTCGAGGGCGGCATCCCCGGGCAGGGCGCCTCCGAGGGCGAGTACTGCGAGCTGCCGGAGATGAAGGCCGAGTACTACGAGGTGCGCGGCTGGGTCGACGGCGTCGTCCCCGACGAGAAGCTCGACGAACTCGACATCGACGTCGGGCCGGGCACGGGCGTCTCCGCGGGCGACTCCGGCGTCGCGCCCGCCGACGACTGA
- the purQ gene encoding phosphoribosylformylglycinamidine synthase I: protein MISVVQFGGSNCDRDAVAALDHLGVDAERVWHGDGLPADTDGVVIPGGFSYGDYLRAGAMAARTPIMAEVREAADEGVPVLGVCNGAQIGCESGLTAGAFTTNRSARFQCEHVHLRVERADTPWTAAYDEGQVIEVPIAHGEGRFEIREDRLATLEDENRVLFRYCDADGDATDAANPNGSTANVAGILGARETVAVMMPHPERATLPDVGGTDGQGVLRAFAE, encoded by the coding sequence ATGATCTCCGTCGTCCAGTTCGGCGGTTCCAACTGCGACCGCGACGCCGTCGCCGCCCTCGACCACCTCGGCGTCGACGCCGAGCGCGTCTGGCACGGGGACGGACTCCCGGCCGACACCGACGGCGTCGTGATCCCCGGCGGCTTCTCCTACGGCGACTACCTGCGCGCCGGCGCGATGGCCGCCCGCACCCCGATCATGGCCGAGGTGCGCGAGGCCGCCGACGAGGGGGTTCCGGTGCTCGGCGTCTGCAACGGCGCCCAGATCGGCTGCGAGTCGGGGCTGACGGCGGGGGCGTTCACGACGAACCGCTCGGCGCGGTTCCAGTGTGAGCACGTCCACCTCCGCGTCGAGCGCGCGGACACGCCGTGGACGGCCGCCTACGACGAGGGACAGGTGATCGAGGTGCCCATCGCCCACGGCGAGGGGCGCTTCGAGATCCGCGAGGACCGACTGGCGACGTTGGAGGACGAGAACCGGGTCCTGTTCCGCTACTGTGACGCCGACGGCGACGCGACCGACGCGGCGAACCCGAACGGCTCGACGGCGAACGTCGCGGGCATCCTCGGCGCCCGCGAGACGGTCGCGGTGATGATGCCCCACCCCGAGCGCGCGACGCTGCCCGACGTCGGCGGCACCGACGGGCAGGGCGTGTTGCGGGCGTTCGCGGAGTAG
- the cofH gene encoding 7,8-didemethyl-8-hydroxy-5-deazariboflavin synthase subunit CofH, translated as MTRSAADLDPDDLGFEHTPETDQSFENALAKARDGVRLTVDDAVELLTTGSDAPGIDRERKEAVLEAADRRRAEVVGDEVTFVANVNNNVTTACNTGCLFCNFKDTAHQFEADYDDQHAGFTKTPAESRAVVEAAVERGVYEVCSVSGLHPGFALNDEHHEILAGYDDAAKAVNYKPPAAYATDPGTYVEQIEAMSVDGVHLHSMTPEEAYHARRGTDWSYEAVYRELADAGLDSAPGTAAEVLVDEVRDVICPGKIDSQGWVDAMEGAMAAGLDTTATIMYGHVDNEMHRALHLREVRDLQDRTGGITEFVPLSFVHERTPLYEHGVVSGGASDAEDELMIAVSRLFLDNIENVQTSWVKYGDAKALKTLSCGANDFMGTILSEEITKRAGGSFGEFRSFDDYVDLITSVGRVPVERSTDYRQRRRIDPDDGPPFGPTLGPQADGTPLLSERERAERAGEAATADD; from the coding sequence ATGACGCGATCGGCGGCCGACCTCGACCCCGACGACCTCGGCTTCGAGCACACGCCCGAGACCGACCAGTCGTTCGAGAACGCGCTGGCGAAGGCGCGCGACGGGGTCCGGCTGACCGTCGACGACGCGGTCGAACTGCTCACCACCGGGAGCGACGCGCCCGGCATCGACCGCGAACGCAAGGAGGCGGTGCTGGAGGCGGCCGACCGCCGCCGCGCCGAGGTGGTCGGCGACGAGGTGACGTTCGTCGCCAACGTGAACAACAACGTCACGACCGCCTGCAACACGGGGTGTCTGTTCTGCAACTTCAAGGACACCGCCCACCAGTTCGAGGCCGACTACGACGACCAGCACGCTGGGTTCACCAAGACGCCCGCCGAGTCCCGGGCGGTCGTCGAGGCGGCCGTCGAGCGCGGCGTGTACGAGGTGTGCTCGGTGTCTGGCCTGCATCCGGGCTTCGCGCTGAACGACGAGCACCACGAGATCCTCGCCGGCTACGACGACGCGGCGAAGGCTGTCAACTACAAACCGCCGGCGGCGTACGCGACCGACCCCGGGACGTACGTCGAGCAGATCGAGGCGATGAGCGTCGACGGCGTCCACCTCCACTCGATGACGCCCGAGGAGGCGTACCACGCCCGCCGCGGCACCGACTGGAGCTACGAGGCGGTGTACCGGGAACTCGCCGACGCCGGCCTCGACTCCGCGCCCGGCACGGCCGCGGAGGTCCTCGTCGACGAGGTGCGCGACGTGATCTGCCCCGGCAAGATCGACTCGCAGGGGTGGGTCGACGCGATGGAGGGCGCGATGGCCGCCGGCCTCGACACGACCGCGACGATCATGTACGGCCACGTCGACAACGAGATGCACCGCGCGCTGCACCTCCGGGAGGTCCGCGACCTCCAGGACCGCACCGGCGGCATCACGGAGTTCGTCCCCCTCTCGTTCGTCCACGAGCGCACGCCGCTGTACGAACACGGCGTCGTCTCGGGCGGCGCCAGCGACGCCGAGGACGAACTCATGATCGCCGTCTCCCGGCTGTTCCTCGACAATATCGAGAACGTCCAGACCTCGTGGGTGAAGTACGGCGACGCGAAGGCGCTGAAGACGCTGTCGTGCGGCGCGAACGACTTCATGGGCACCATCCTCTCGGAGGAGATCACCAAGCGCGCGGGCGGCTCGTTCGGCGAGTTCCGCAGTTTCGACGACTACGTCGACCTGATCACGTCGGTGGGGCGCGTCCCCGTCGAACGGTCGACCGACTACCGCCAGCGCCGCCGGATCGACCCCGACGACGGCCCGCCGTTCGGCCCGACGCTCGGCCCGCAGGCCGACGGGACGCCGCTGCTCTCCGAGCGCGAGCGCGCCGAGCGGGCGGGCGAGGCGGCGACGGCGGACGACTGA